A genomic region of Arachis hypogaea cultivar Tifrunner chromosome 5, arahy.Tifrunner.gnm2.J5K5, whole genome shotgun sequence contains the following coding sequences:
- the LOC112802215 gene encoding LOB domain-containing protein 41 produces MRLSCNGCRVLRKGCNLECPIKPCLNWIKSPESQSNATLFLAKFYGRAGLLNLLTAGDPKIRPAIFKSLLYEACGRIVNPVFGSTGLLSTGSWHLCEAAVEAVLSGAPIRQQDASDGGGQLLNPSDIRHVVKRGKSCSSDHVLKPRKSQFKRRAEKSKPEPEPEVELDQGVAELVVEACVVNELDDSASPDSGSGLSEHVSVVVGGGAEADSGSIESVNPARADDGELELELTLGCQWL; encoded by the exons ATGCGATTAAGCTGCAACGGTTGTCGTGTCCTTCGCAAGGGTTGCAACCTTGAATGCCCCATTAAACCCTGCCTCAATTGGATCAAATCGCCCGAATCACAGTCCAACGCCACCCTCTTCCTCGCCAAGTTCTACGGCCGCGCTGGCCTCCTCAACCTCCTCACCGCCGGCGACCCCAAGATCCGCCcag CTATTTTTAAATCTTTGCTATACGAAGCTTGCGGCCGGATAGTGAACCCGGTTTTCGGTTCGACCGGGTTGCTATCGACTGGGAGCTGGCACTTGTGCGAAGCAGCTGTTGAAGCCGTTCTTAGCGGCGCGCCGATTAGACAACAGGATGCTTCAGATGGCGGTGGCCAGCTGCTAAACCCGTCTGATATTCGCCACGTGGTGAAGAGGGGGAAATCTTGCAGCTCCGATCATGTCCTTAAGCCCCGGAAGAGCCAGTTCAAGAGGCGCGCTGAGAAGTCAAAGCCGGAGCCGGAGCCGGAGGTTGAGCTGGATCAGGGTGTAGCTGAGTTGGTGGTGGAGGCTTGCGTAGTGAATGAGTTAGATGACTCGGCGAGCCCTGACTCAGGGTCTGGGCTGAGTGAGCACGTAAGTGTTGTTGTTGGCGGCGGCGCAGAAGCTGATAGCGGCTCAATTGAGAGTGTCAATCCGGCTCGAGCCGATGACGGGGAGCTTGAGCTGGAGCTGACTTTGGGGTGTCAGTGGCTTTGA